One Brassica napus cultivar Da-Ae chromosome A5, Da-Ae, whole genome shotgun sequence DNA window includes the following coding sequences:
- the LOC106452986 gene encoding aldehyde dehydrogenase 22A1, with product MAFWWPLIVLAFAYAICRFLLMLIPPNVPSIDVDASDVLAHGKETEENSFIYIPPRGRSQQSDKKVQCYEPATMKYLGYFPALSTSEVKERVALSRKAQKTWAQSSFKVRRQFLRILLKYIIEHQELICEVSSRDTGKTMVDASLGEIMTTCEKITWLLSEGERWLKPEHRSSGRAMLHKVSRVEFHPLGVIGAIVPWNYPFHNIFNPMLAAVFSGNGIVIKVSEHASWSGCFYFRIIQAALAAVGAPENLVDVITGFAETGEALVSSVDKMIFVGSTAVGKMIMRNAAETLTPVTLELGGKDAFIICEDADVSHVAQVAVRGTLQSSGQNCAGAERFYVHKDIYTAFITQVTKIVKSVSAGPPLTGRYDMGAICLQEHSEHLQSLVNDALDKGAEIAVRGSFGHLGEDAVDQYFPPTVLINVNHNMKIMKEEAFGPIMPIMQFSTDEEVIKLANDSRYALGCAVFSGSQRRAKQIASQIQCGVAAINDFASNYMCQSLPFGGVKDSGFGRFAGIEGLRACCLVKSVVEDRFWPLIKTKIPKPIQYPVAENAFEFQEALVETLYGLNIWDRLRSLIDVLKFLTDQSSHVSRTRKSH from the exons ATGGCGTTCTGGTGGCCGCTGATCGTTCTCGCCTTCGCTTACGCGATCTGCAGATTCCTTCTTATGCTCATTCCTCCCAACGTTCCCTCCATTGACGTAGACGCATCCGATG TGTTGGCTCATGGAAAAGAAACGGAAGAGAATAGCTTCATCTAC ATTCCTCCAAGAGGACGGAGCCAACAGTCTGACAAAAAAGTTCAGTGCTATGAACCTGCCACGATGAAGTATCTTGGATATTTCCCTGCTCTCTCTACTTCCGAG GTTAAGGAGAGAGTGGCACTATCAAGGAAGGCTCAGAAAACATGGGCTCAAAGTAGCTTCAAGGTGAGAAGGCAGTTCTTGCGGATTCTTCTCAAGTACATTATCGAACACCAAGAGCTTATATGCGA AGTCTCGTCACGTGATACTGGAAAGACCATGGTTGATGCGTCCTTGGGCGAGATAATGACTACTTGTGAGAAAATCACTTGGCTTCTTTCCGAGGGGGAACGATGGTTAAAGCCTGAACATCG gtctTCAGGAAGAGCTATGCTTCATAAAGTATCAAGAGTAGAGTTCCATCCCCTTGGTGTTATTGGAGCTATAGTCCCGTGGAATTATCCGTTCCACAATATCTTCAACCCTATGCTGGCTGCAGTCTTCTCAGGGAATGGCATTGTTATTAAG GTTTCTGAACACGCTAGCTGGTCGGGATGCTTTTACTTCCGCATTATTCAAGCAGCTTTAGCTGCCGTTGGAGCACCTGAAAATCTAGTCGATGTGATAACAGG GTTTGCGGAGACCGGAGAAGCACTTGTCTCATCTGTTGATAAAATGATATTTGTTGGATCTACAGCTGTTGGCAAGATG ATAATGAGAAATGCGGCTGAGACATTGACACCTGTCACTCTTGAGCTTGGTGGAAAAGATGCATTTATCATATGTGAGGACGCCGATGTCTCCCAT GTTGCACAAGTGGCTGTAAGGGGCACTCTTCAGTCCAGCGGGCAAAACTGTGCGGGTGCTGAAAGATTTTATGTTCACAAAGACATATATACTGCATTCATTACCCAAGTTACCAAGATTGTGAAGTCCGTTTCTGCT GGTCCTCCTCTAACTGGGAGGTACGACATGGGAGCTATATGTTTACAAGAGCACTCTGAACACCTACAGAGCCTAGTTAATGACGCCTTGGACAAAGGAGCAGAAATTGCCGTTCGTGGAAGCTTTGGTCATCTGGGCGAGGATGCAGTCGATCAGTATTTCCCTCCAACTGTTCTTATCAATGTAAACCACAACATGAAGATAATGAAAGAAGAG GCCTTTGGACCAATAATGCCGATCATGCAATTCAGCACCGATGAAGAGGTCATCAAGCTGGCGAATGATTCACGTTATGCGCTCGGCTGTGCTGTTTTTTCTGGAAGCCAGCGTCGTGCCAAACAAATTGCTTCTCAAATCCAGTGCGGCGTTGCTGCAATCAATGACTTTGCGTCAAACTACATGTGCCAG TCGCTCCCGTTTGGAGGTGTAAAGGATAGTGGGTTTGGACGGTTTGCTGGCATAGAAGGTTTAAGAGCTTGCTGCCTTGTGAAATCCGTGGTCGAGGATAGATTCTGGCCACTCATCAAAACCAAGATTCCAAAACCTATTCAG TACCCGGTAGCAGAAAACGCATTTGAATTCCAGGAGGCACTAGTTGAAACCCTTTATGGACTCAACATCTGGGACCGGCTGAGATCACTAATCGATGTCCTCAAGTTCCTTACCGATCAGAGCTCTCACGTGAGCAGAACTAGAAAGAGCCACTAA
- the LOC106452987 gene encoding peptidyl-prolyl cis-trans isomerase CYP21-4 translates to MARIKPQALLNQSKKKKGPSRISISTIVVCNLVVAVVVLSLVTTYRHWSQRSRNTLETQSHSFEDTNAVSQQKNYDLPGYADINTSKGLIAVELFKDASPEAVDKFLDLCQKDHFKGMPFHRVIKNYLVQAGHSSSSIPIEEWTAKGKLRGRLDTSPKHEAFMLGTPKNKGNNKDFELLITTAPIPDLNDQLIVFGRVLKGEDVVQEIEEVDTDEHFQPKSQIGIISIVLKREL, encoded by the exons ATGGCGAGGATAAAACCTCAGGCTCTGCTTAATcaaagcaagaagaagaagggtccTAGTCGCATAAGTATTTCTACAATTGTCGTGTGTAATCTCGTAGTTGCTGTAGTTGTACTCTCCTTGGTCACTACTTATCGTCATTGGTCCCAgag GTCAAGAAACACACTTGAAACCCAGAGCCATAGTTTTGAG GACACAAATGCTGTATCACAACAAAAGAATTACGATCTTCCTGGTTATGCC GATATAAACACATCCAAAGGTCTCATAGCTGTGGAACTCTTTAAAGATGCTTCCCCTGAAGCTGTCGACAAGTTTCTGGATCTATG TCAGAAGGATCACTTTAAGGGAATGCCGTTTCATCGGGTAATAAAAAACTACTTGGTGCAAGCTGGTCACTCCTCGAGCTCTATACCTATAGAAGAATGGACAGCTAAAGGAAAGCTCCGTGGTCGCCTTGACACAAG CCCGAAACATGAGGCGTTCATGTTGGGGACACCAAAAAACAAAGGGAACAACAAGGACTTCGAGCTTCTGATCACAACAGCACCAATCCCGGATCTGAATGATCAGCTTATAGTGTTTGGAAGAGTTCTTAAAGGAGAGGATGTAGTTCAG GAGATTGAGGAAGTGGATACAGATGAGCATTTCCAGCCAAAATCGCAGATAGGGATCATTAGCATTGTACTTAAACGAGAgttatga
- the LOC106452988 gene encoding serine/threonine-protein kinase STY8, whose amino-acid sequence METPPAEQLLKKILELEESQEHLKQEMSRLKVSTEIRQRSHSVSPHRPARRSIGDGAQLWRKSGAASFRNRNASPMRKESRFQGSMNLRGGGGAGASAGKFTDNQYLNILQSMAQTVHAYDLNMRIIFWNAMAEKLYGYSAAEALGENPIDILADNRDAACAMNIARRCVRGESWTGEFPVKTKSGERFSAVTTCSPFYDDDGTLIGVICITSKTEHYMNPRISLAKLKGQEGETSSHPARNSFSSKLGLDSDQPIQAAISSKISNLASKVRSKMRAGDSSATLSEGGSGDSHHSDHGVFGATLSDHRDDAASSGSTTPRGDLIPAPFGVFTCNDEKLPSKPFKDSSDEGDEKPAIHKVLTSKAEEWMAKKGFSLPWKGNEQEDSKGRPTHSVWPWVQNDQEKDKSGLKSESLAFESKKPTNSEGSSLWSSSVNANNTSSASSNGSTSNSVMNKVDTDSEGLEYEILWDDLTIGEQIGQGSCGTVYHGLWFGSDVAVKVFSKQEYSKEIIQSFRQEVSLMRRLRHPNVLLFMGAVTSPPRLCIVSEFLPRGSLFRLLQRNTSKLDWRRRINMAMDIARGMNYLHHCSPPIIHRDLKSSNLLVDKNWTVKVADFGLSRIKHETYLTSKSGKGTPQWMAPEVLRNESADEKSDIYSFGVVLWELATEKIPWETLNSMQVIGAVGFMNQRLEIPKDIDPLWIALMESCWHSDTKLRPTFRELMEKLRELQKKYSIQFQAKRAALLDNSPLNDN is encoded by the exons ATGGAGACTCCACCCGCGGAACAGCTGCTGAAGAAGATACTCGAGCTAGAGGAAAGCCAAGAGCATCTGAAGCAGGAGATGTCGAGGCTCAAGGTATCCACGGAGATCAGGCAGCGATCGCATTCCGTCTCGCCTCATCGTCCTGCGAGGAGAAGCATCGGGGACGGAGCTCAGTTGTGGAGGAAGAGCGGCGCCGCCTCGTTTCGTAATCGAAACGCTTCGCCGATGCGGAAGGAGAGCCGTTTCCAAGGTTCGATGAATctgagaggaggaggaggagcgggAGCATCGGCCGGGAAGTTTACGGATAATCAGTATTTGAATATTTTGCAGTCGATGGCACAGACTGTTCATGCCTACGATCTCAATATGCGAATTATCTTTTG GAACGCTATGGCGGAAAAGCTTTACGGGTACTCTGCTGCAGAAGCACTTGGTGAGAACCCAATTGATATTCTTGCAGATAACCGAGACGCTGCCTGTGCAATGAATATTGCTCGACGTTGTGTCCGTGGAGAGAGCTGGACCGGTGAGTTTCCTGTCAAGACCAAATCAGGGGAAAGATTCTCAGCTGTCACTACTTGTTCCCCTTTCTATGATGATGATGGTACTCTTATAGGGGTCATTTGTATCACAAGTAAAACGGAACATTACATGAACCCGAGAATCTCTTTGGCTAAATTAAAGGGGCAAGAAGGTGAAACGAGCTCTCATCCTGCAAGGAATAGTTTTTCCTCTAAACTTGGTTTGGACTCTGATCAGCCTATACAAGCTGCTATATCATCAAAGATATCAAACTTG GCCTCCAAGGTGAGGTCGAAAATGCGAGCCGGTGACAGTAGTGCCACACTCTCTGAGGGTGGAAGTGGTGATAGTCATCATTCAGATCACGGTGTCTTTGGTGCTACTCTCTCTGACCACAGGGACGATGCAGCGTCAAGTGGTTCCACCACACCAAGAGGGGATTTGATCCCGGCGCCTTTTGGTGTATTCACATGTAACGATGAGAAGTTACCTTCGAAACCCTTCAAAGATTCCAGTGACGAGGGTGATGAAAAGCCTGCAATCCATAAGGTTCTCACCTCAAAAGCTGAAGAATGGATGGCAAAGAAAGGGTTTTCATTGCCATGGAAAGGGAATGAGCAGGAAGATTCAAAAGGAAGGCCAACTCATTCTGTATGGCCTTGGGTACAAAATGATCAAGAGAAAGATAAGTCTGGTTTGAAGTCTGAAAGCCTTGCCTTTGAGAGTAAGAAGCCTACGAATAGTGAGGGCAGTAGTTTGTGGTCCTCCTCTGTAAATGCGAACAACACAAGCAGCGCTAGTAGCAACGGAAGTACCAGCAATAGTGTAATGAACAAGGTTGATACTGATAGTGAAGGCCTCGAATATGAAATTTTATGGGATGATTTGACAATTGGAGAACAAATCGGACAAG GTTCATGTGGAACTGTCTATCACGGTCTCTGGTTTGGATCT GATGTAGCTGTAAAAGTGTTCTCCAAGCAAGAATATTCAAAAGAGATTATCCAATCTTTCAGACAAGAG GTATCGTTGATGAGAAGACTTAGACATCCTAATGTACTGCTCTTTATGGGTGCTGTCACTTCACCTCCGCGCCTCTGTATAGTGTCGGAGTTCCTTCCACG TGGAAGTCTCTTCCGTTTACTTCAGAGGAACACGTCAAAACTGGATTGGAGGCGGCGTATCAATATGGCAATGGACATT GCTCGCGGTATGAATTATCTTCATCATTGTAGTCCACCCATCATCCATCGTGATCTGAAGTCGTCAAATCTGCTGGTAGACAAGAACTGGACCGTTAAA GTAGCTGACTTTGGTCTTTCACGTATCAAGCATGAGACATACCTTACCTCCAAGTCCGGGAAGGGAACG CCTCAATGGATGGCACCAGAAGTACTTCGAAATGAGTCTGCTGATGAGAA GTCTGATATTTACAGCTTTGGAGTAGTACTCTGGGAACTTGCCACAGAGAAGATCCCTTGGGAAACTCTCAACTCTATGCAG GTGATAGGAGCTGTGGGGTTCATGAACCAGAGGCTTGAAATTCCAAAGGACATTGATCCCTTATGGATCGCATTAATGGAGAGCTGTTGGCACAG CGATACGAAGCTGAGACCTACATTCCGAGAACTGATGGAGAAGCTAAGAGAGCTGCAAAAGAAGTATTCAATACAGTTCCAAGCTAAACGTGCTGCCTTACTTGACAACTCGCCCCTTAATGACAACTAA
- the LOC106452990 gene encoding huntingtin-interacting protein K, whose product MEGAEEAGAEMTVDSKDLQQQSKALDKLTDRVEDRQLDSNRVQSAMASIGASREADLNAKRLREKELASVKINAADVELIVNELELEKNVVERTLREHKGDAVAATRELLSRYPL is encoded by the exons ATGGAGGGAGCAGAAGAAGCCGGGGCGGAGATGACGGTCGATTCAAAGGACTTACAGCAACAAAGCAAAGCTTTAGATAAGCTTACCGATCGCGTCGAGGATCGCCAGCTCGATTCTAATCGTGTTCAATCG GCTATGGCTTCGATTGGTGCTTCTAGGGAGGCTGATCTTAATGCTAAGAGATTGAG GGAGAAGGAACTGGCTTCTGTTAAGATCAATGCCGCTGATGTTGAGCTCATTGTTAACGAACTTGAG CTGGAGAAGAATGTGGTGGAGAGAACTCTAAGGGAGCACAAAGGCGATGCAGTTGCTGCAACTAGGGAGTTGCTTTCACGATATCCTCTATGA
- the LOC106345634 gene encoding protein SINE3-like, whose product MKEIQIPRKNSTRSSDPATKRIIIKDPELKNRKRQSATVGSTKDPSDFDPIYFAISDHEAESFLQGSSVDLLPTPEICDDESPVSTVTDDKAFHVIDAAIAADLPASVQSLRDEISDLKKTICSVESSDESKRIDGAVTLKFRVVVFAFVLWALFAAVVVGVSSGEEVAYSGPLPT is encoded by the exons atgaaggaAATTCAAATTCCCAGGAAAAACTCTACGCGCTCATCTGATCCCGCAACGAAGAGGATCATCATCAAGGATCCTGAGCTCAAGAATCGAAAG AGACAGAGCGCAACCGTCGGAAGCACGAAGGATCCATCTGATTTCGATCCGATCTATTTCGCGATCTCCGATCACGAAGCTGAG AGTTTCCTGCAAGGATCGAGTGTAGACCTCTTACCAACGCCAGAGATTTGTGACGACGAATCTCCAGTTTCAACCGTTACTGATGATAAGGCTTTTCACGTCATCGACGCTGCGATTGCTGCGGACTTGCCTGCTTCTGTGCAGTCCTTGCGCGACGAGATCAGCGACCTGAAGAAAACGATCTGTTCAGTTGAGAGTTCTGATGAAAGTAAACGGATCGATGGAGCTGTTACTCTCAAGTTCCGCGTTGTGGTTTTCGCTTTCGTCCTTTGGGCTCTCTTTGCTGCGGTTGTGGTCGGAGTCAGCTCAGGAGAGGAGGTTGCTTACTCTGGACCACTTCCAACTTGA